A genomic region of Desulfosarcina ovata subsp. ovata contains the following coding sequences:
- the rpsT gene encoding 30S ribosomal protein S20, with protein MANHKSALKRAVQNNRRRLRNKAVQTRVKNAVKDVRLAVAENAENSIERLNAAKSDIDKAAKKGVLHKKTAARKISRLTKMINAQQA; from the coding sequence GTGGCAAACCATAAATCAGCATTGAAACGCGCCGTTCAGAACAACCGGCGGCGCCTGCGGAACAAGGCCGTTCAGACCCGGGTAAAAAACGCTGTCAAAGATGTGCGCCTCGCTGTGGCCGAAAACGCGGAAAACAGCATTGAGCGCCTCAACGCGGCCAAATCCGATATCGACAAAGCAGCCAAAAAAGGCGTCCTGCACAAAAAGACCGCCGCCCGCAAGATTTCCCGCCTGACCAAAATGATCAACGCCCAGCAGGCCTGA
- the lptE gene encoding LPS assembly lipoprotein LptE: MKNRWKQILAAACVVVLTACGYHFSGGGSFPGGVSRIFITMLENRSSESGVESIFTNDLIYEFTRKREAAIAKNKASADAILSGTISLSTTTISRSSVSTAVEKRVVGTLNLRLVTPDGRTFWSSGSLSEQQAYTVEKENETATDQNESEAIAEVSEKLAEAAFSLMTDNF; encoded by the coding sequence ATGAAAAACAGGTGGAAGCAAATCCTGGCAGCCGCATGCGTGGTGGTGTTGACCGCATGCGGCTATCATTTCTCCGGTGGCGGCAGCTTTCCGGGCGGGGTGTCGCGGATATTCATCACCATGCTGGAAAACCGATCGTCCGAAAGCGGTGTGGAGAGCATCTTTACCAATGATTTGATTTACGAGTTCACCCGTAAGCGAGAGGCGGCGATCGCTAAGAACAAGGCCTCGGCCGATGCGATTCTGTCCGGCACGATCAGTCTGTCCACCACCACGATTTCCCGTTCCAGCGTCTCCACCGCTGTAGAAAAACGGGTGGTCGGCACGCTGAACCTTCGCCTGGTCACGCCCGACGGGCGGACCTTTTGGTCTTCGGGCAGTCTGTCTGAGCAACAGGCCTATACGGTGGAGAAAGAAAATGAAACGGCAACGGATCAGAACGAGTCTGAGGCCATTGCCGAAGTTTCGGAAAAACTGGCTGAAGCCGCCTTCAGCCTGATGACGGATAATTTCTGA
- the murJ gene encoding murein biosynthesis integral membrane protein MurJ produces MNSDPSNPAGRENRRVTRAAGVVGAATLLSRVFGYVRDMVVASFFGAGMAADAFIAAFRIPNLLRRLFGEGSLSIAFVPVFTDVMVNGDREEGIRLAISAMKLLFLVLLGVTLVGVVAAPWIIRVVAPGFSHLPEKMALTVTLTRLMFPYVIFIGLVALCMGILNVLGHFAAPAVAPVLLNLAMIGAIAAVSRFSDSETVRVLGLAGGVLLGGALQLALQLPFLVRHGVRFWRRSGLWHPAMRRVGLLMLPTIFGAAVYQINILVGTLLASLLPEGSVSYLYYADRLVQFPLGIFAQAAATAVLPSLSRQAAGGDHAGMGDTFGHAISLVLFITIPAMVGLIVLRYPIVVLLFKRGAFDAWTARLTSDALLYYCLGLWAFSAVRIVVSTFYAMQDTRTPVKTATISIAANILLGMALMGPMKHCGLALATSLASMINLVLLVYVLRQRMGAIRWRRIGVSTLKTLAASAMMAGVAVWVCRAVAPDAGSAGVIRLLVAIGAAIGGGVAVFAAAAWLFKIAEWQKVAGLVKRSLTRS; encoded by the coding sequence ATGAATTCGGATCCGTCTAACCCGGCCGGCAGGGAAAACCGCAGGGTCACCCGTGCTGCCGGGGTCGTTGGTGCCGCCACCCTGCTCAGTCGCGTTTTCGGTTATGTGCGCGACATGGTGGTGGCTTCCTTTTTTGGGGCCGGAATGGCAGCGGATGCCTTCATCGCGGCTTTCCGGATCCCCAATCTGCTGCGCCGGCTTTTCGGCGAGGGCTCGCTGAGTATCGCCTTTGTTCCGGTATTTACCGATGTGATGGTCAACGGTGACCGTGAGGAGGGGATCCGCCTGGCGATCAGCGCCATGAAACTCCTCTTCCTCGTGCTGCTGGGAGTGACCCTGGTCGGCGTCGTTGCCGCCCCCTGGATCATCCGCGTGGTGGCCCCCGGTTTTTCCCATCTTCCGGAGAAGATGGCCCTGACCGTGACCCTGACGCGCTTGATGTTTCCGTATGTGATCTTTATCGGGCTGGTAGCCCTGTGCATGGGGATCCTGAACGTCCTGGGCCATTTTGCCGCCCCCGCGGTGGCGCCCGTGCTGCTCAACCTGGCCATGATCGGTGCCATCGCCGCCGTCTCGCGCTTTTCCGATTCGGAAACCGTGCGCGTGCTGGGACTGGCCGGCGGGGTTCTTTTGGGCGGGGCTCTGCAGTTGGCCCTGCAACTGCCTTTCCTGGTGCGACACGGGGTGCGCTTCTGGCGTCGATCAGGATTGTGGCACCCGGCCATGAGGCGTGTCGGCCTGCTCATGCTGCCCACCATTTTCGGCGCGGCGGTCTATCAGATCAACATCCTGGTGGGAACGCTCTTGGCCTCCCTGCTGCCCGAAGGCAGTGTCTCCTACCTTTATTATGCCGATCGCCTGGTTCAGTTTCCGCTGGGAATTTTTGCTCAGGCCGCGGCCACGGCCGTTCTGCCCAGTTTGTCGCGACAGGCGGCCGGCGGCGACCATGCCGGCATGGGCGATACCTTCGGGCACGCCATCAGCCTGGTGTTGTTCATTACCATCCCGGCCATGGTGGGGCTGATTGTCCTGCGGTACCCCATTGTGGTACTTTTGTTCAAGCGCGGGGCCTTCGACGCCTGGACCGCGCGATTGACCTCCGATGCCCTTTTGTACTATTGTCTGGGGTTGTGGGCCTTTTCTGCCGTACGGATCGTGGTATCCACCTTCTACGCAATGCAGGATACCCGTACGCCGGTCAAAACGGCCACGATCTCCATTGCCGCCAATATCCTTCTGGGCATGGCCCTCATGGGGCCCATGAAGCACTGCGGACTGGCGTTGGCCACATCGCTCGCTTCCATGATCAATCTGGTTCTGCTGGTCTATGTGCTGCGGCAACGGATGGGGGCCATCCGCTGGCGGCGGATCGGGGTCAGTACCCTCAAAACCCTGGCCGCTTCGGCCATGATGGCAGGCGTTGCCGTGTGGGTGTGCCGGGCCGTCGCCCCGGATGCGGGCAGCGCCGGTGTAATCCGCCTGTTGGTGGCCATCGGCGCGGCCATTGGTGGCGGCGTTGCCGTTTTTGCCGCTGCCGCCTGGCTGTTTAAAATTGCCGAATGGCAAAAGGTGGCCGGATTGGTGAAAAGGAGCCTGACGCGATCATGA
- a CDS encoding septum formation initiator family protein: MSLGFKCVVGAAALVLVNLLLWIVFGDKGRVELSRLRAREAAMAAENETLAAENVDLYHTIGRLKNDPVYIERVARDELGMIGKNDLIIIRSDMAGREK, from the coding sequence ATGAGCCTGGGGTTCAAATGTGTGGTTGGCGCTGCGGCCCTGGTACTGGTCAATCTGCTGTTGTGGATCGTTTTCGGCGACAAGGGGCGGGTCGAACTGTCGCGACTCAGGGCGCGTGAAGCGGCAATGGCGGCGGAAAACGAGACTCTTGCCGCAGAGAATGTCGATCTGTACCATACCATCGGCCGCCTGAAAAACGATCCGGTTTACATTGAACGGGTGGCGCGGGATGAGTTGGGCATGATCGGCAAAAATGACCTGATTATCATCCGTTCCGATATGGCTGGGCGGGAGAAGTAA
- a CDS encoding uracil-DNA glycosylase, translating into MDANPRPLRRPASVVQLLRQVRSSLVYLKASGCTGFDCSAEGLATLARLGIPQRDAQTGTLPPADQETPTEADVVATVPETLDAIRADLGTCTRCPLSRGRSHIVFGEGDPRARLVFVGEGPGFEEDRCGHPFVGPAGQLLTKIIAAMKLSRETVYIANIVKCRPPGNRNPEPDEIRCCLPFLKRQLAAIGPQAICTLGGVAAQTLLESKTPISRLRGRFHEFMGIPLMPTFHPAFLLRNPNKKREVWEDVQKIMKKLTT; encoded by the coding sequence ATGGATGCCAACCCCCGCCCGTTGCGTCGACCGGCCTCTGTGGTGCAACTCCTCAGGCAGGTGCGCAGCAGCCTGGTGTACCTGAAAGCGAGCGGCTGCACCGGGTTCGATTGCTCAGCCGAGGGGCTGGCGACCCTGGCCCGGCTGGGGATACCGCAAAGGGACGCGCAAACAGGAACGCTTCCCCCAGCGGACCAAGAGACGCCGACAGAGGCGGACGTCGTGGCAACAGTGCCCGAAACCCTGGACGCCATTCGCGCCGATCTGGGCACGTGCACCCGCTGCCCCCTGAGCCGGGGCCGTTCCCACATCGTTTTCGGCGAAGGGGACCCCAGGGCCCGCCTGGTTTTCGTGGGCGAGGGACCCGGCTTTGAAGAGGATCGGTGCGGGCACCCCTTTGTCGGCCCGGCCGGGCAGCTGCTGACCAAAATTATCGCCGCCATGAAGCTCTCCCGCGAGACGGTCTATATCGCCAACATCGTCAAGTGCCGGCCGCCCGGAAACCGCAACCCGGAACCGGATGAGATCCGCTGCTGCCTGCCCTTTCTCAAGCGCCAACTGGCGGCCATCGGGCCGCAGGCGATCTGTACCCTGGGCGGTGTGGCCGCCCAGACCCTTCTGGAATCCAAAACGCCCATCTCCCGCCTGCGGGGACGGTTCCATGAATTCATGGGCATCCCGTTGATGCCGACTTTTCATCCGGCATTTTTGCTGCGTAATCCGAACAAAAAACGCGAGGTATGGGAAGACGTGCAGAAGATCATGAAAAAGCTGACCACCTGA
- a CDS encoding tetratricopeptide repeat protein — protein sequence MTAEENNPFYTSTMARIHAGQGRYAEAVRIYRHLLAGNPDRSDLREALAAVLEKIPPVPADWPAAASTIRQWVHLLFQQQTLRRLQRIRIPIVTKEEETAVAVQPDEK from the coding sequence ATGACAGCGGAAGAAAACAACCCCTTTTATACGAGCACCATGGCCCGTATTCATGCCGGCCAGGGGCGATATGCCGAAGCGGTCCGCATTTATCGCCATCTGCTGGCCGGGAATCCCGACCGAAGCGACCTCCGGGAGGCCCTGGCAGCGGTGCTGGAGAAAATCCCGCCGGTTCCGGCCGACTGGCCGGCGGCGGCGTCCACCATCCGACAGTGGGTTCACCTGCTGTTCCAACAGCAGACGCTCCGGCGGCTGCAACGCATCCGGATCCCAATCGTGACCAAAGAGGAAGAGACAGCGGTGGCTGTTCAACCCGATGAAAAATAG
- a CDS encoding NfeD family protein, which translates to MRQRLIAVFLVCTVLGLIPFASARSDGPPVYLVTLSGAVTPATADFMADAIDQAGEAGAGCLVILLDTPGGLVESTRQMVMAIYDSRVPVVVYVAPSGARAASAGVMITMAADVAAMAPGTHIGAAHPVNAGGKDIGETMAEKVTNDTVAFIKSIAERRGRNVKWAEEAVRESVSVTESEALDKKIIDLVARDLDDLLAQINGRELSGRTPIAVDPDQRVWIAESLRVRILKALSDPNIAYILMMIGLAGLYFELSHPGVVLPGVIGSIALVLAFYAFQTLPVNVAGVLLIVLALIFFILEMKIASYGLLSVAGIVSLLIGSVMLFDRTDGQMGVSWQVIIPTLALVGGFFVAVAALVFRAHTRQPMTGGLGLIGKIAVVKTPLSPTGRVQIHGELWFARCPDPVAAGARVRVIAMDGLTLEVEPINEESH; encoded by the coding sequence ATGCGCCAACGATTGATTGCCGTTTTTCTGGTTTGCACCGTGCTTGGCCTGATCCCGTTCGCTTCGGCCCGGTCCGACGGTCCGCCGGTCTATCTGGTGACCTTGAGCGGTGCCGTCACCCCGGCCACGGCCGATTTCATGGCCGATGCCATCGATCAGGCCGGCGAGGCGGGCGCCGGCTGCCTTGTGATCCTGCTGGATACGCCCGGTGGGCTGGTGGAATCCACGCGCCAGATGGTCATGGCCATTTACGACAGCCGCGTGCCGGTAGTGGTCTACGTGGCCCCTTCGGGGGCCCGGGCGGCCTCGGCCGGGGTGATGATCACCATGGCGGCCGACGTGGCGGCCATGGCGCCGGGTACCCACATCGGTGCGGCCCACCCGGTGAACGCCGGCGGCAAGGACATCGGCGAGACCATGGCCGAGAAGGTGACCAACGATACCGTGGCGTTTATCAAAAGCATTGCCGAACGGCGCGGCCGCAATGTCAAGTGGGCCGAGGAGGCGGTGCGCGAGAGCGTATCGGTCACCGAAAGCGAGGCTTTGGATAAAAAGATCATCGATCTGGTGGCCCGCGATCTCGATGACCTGCTTGCCCAAATCAACGGCCGCGAGCTTTCCGGCAGAACGCCGATTGCCGTCGATCCCGACCAGCGGGTCTGGATCGCCGAATCCCTGAGGGTCCGCATCCTCAAGGCCCTCAGCGATCCCAATATCGCCTATATTCTGATGATGATCGGCCTGGCCGGCCTCTACTTCGAGCTTTCCCATCCGGGGGTGGTTCTGCCGGGGGTCATCGGCAGTATTGCCCTGGTGCTGGCTTTTTACGCCTTCCAGACCCTGCCGGTCAACGTGGCCGGGGTGCTGTTGATTGTGCTGGCGTTGATCTTTTTCATTCTGGAGATGAAAATTGCCAGTTACGGCCTGCTCAGCGTGGCCGGCATCGTCAGCCTGCTGATCGGTTCGGTGATGCTGTTCGATCGCACGGACGGGCAGATGGGGGTTTCCTGGCAGGTGATCATTCCCACCCTGGCGCTGGTGGGCGGTTTTTTCGTGGCCGTGGCCGCCCTGGTGTTCCGCGCCCATACCCGCCAGCCCATGACCGGTGGCCTGGGGCTGATCGGTAAGATCGCCGTCGTAAAGACGCCGCTTTCGCCCACCGGCCGGGTCCAGATCCACGGAGAATTGTGGTTTGCCCGCTGCCCGGACCCTGTCGCGGCCGGTGCCAGGGTCCGGGTGATCGCCATGGACGGGCTCACCCTGGAGGTGGAACCCATCAACGAAGAATCGCATTAA
- the coaBC gene encoding bifunctional phosphopantothenoylcysteine decarboxylase/phosphopantothenate--cysteine ligase CoaBC: MKNSLLKNKNIVLGVCGGIAAYKSVELLRRLVKLGARVRVIMTGSAARFVGPTTFAVLSENPVCLDLFAETDDAAIQHIAWADAAQAVVVAPATANMVAKMAGGIADDALSTFMLAVTCPVMICPSMNSNMFEHPATQRNLEQLAADGCRILAPGVGELACKTSGPGRLPEPEEIVDRLISYLTPDDLAGKRVLVTAGPTREAIDPVRFISNPSSGKMGYAIARAAENRGADVTLVSGPVALAPPLNVEMVPVVSVDQMAEAVFARMDQADVIIKVAAVSDYRPVVSEAHKVKKGDGDIQLALTRTTDILKTLGQRKRAGQILVGFAAETRDMETYAMQKVAAKNLDMIAANLIGPPDSGFAADTNRMTLFFADGRKASLDVMDKAAVAHRILDEVALMIRVGGNVSDPAAAPQEN; this comes from the coding sequence ATGAAAAATAGCCTTCTGAAAAACAAAAATATTGTTCTGGGGGTCTGCGGCGGAATCGCGGCCTACAAAAGTGTGGAACTGCTCCGGCGGCTGGTGAAACTGGGGGCCCGCGTGCGGGTGATCATGACCGGCAGTGCCGCCCGCTTCGTGGGACCCACGACCTTTGCCGTGCTTTCGGAAAACCCGGTCTGCCTGGATCTTTTCGCCGAAACGGACGATGCCGCCATCCAGCATATCGCCTGGGCGGATGCGGCCCAGGCCGTGGTTGTGGCGCCGGCCACGGCCAACATGGTCGCCAAGATGGCCGGCGGTATCGCCGATGACGCCCTGAGCACCTTCATGCTTGCCGTCACCTGCCCGGTGATGATCTGCCCCTCGATGAATTCCAACATGTTCGAGCACCCGGCCACTCAGCGCAACCTGGAACAGCTGGCGGCCGACGGCTGCCGGATCCTGGCGCCCGGTGTCGGCGAACTGGCCTGCAAGACCAGCGGTCCGGGACGGCTGCCCGAGCCCGAGGAGATCGTCGATCGGCTGATCAGCTATCTGACGCCCGACGACCTGGCCGGCAAACGGGTGCTGGTGACCGCCGGCCCCACCCGTGAGGCCATCGACCCGGTACGCTTTATCAGCAATCCCTCATCCGGGAAGATGGGCTACGCCATTGCCCGCGCCGCCGAAAACCGCGGTGCCGACGTCACCCTGGTGAGCGGACCGGTGGCCCTGGCCCCGCCGCTCAATGTGGAGATGGTGCCGGTGGTCAGTGTCGACCAGATGGCCGAGGCGGTGTTCGCGCGCATGGACCAGGCCGATGTGATCATCAAGGTGGCCGCGGTTTCCGATTACCGGCCGGTGGTCAGTGAAGCCCACAAGGTTAAAAAGGGCGACGGGGATATTCAACTGGCCCTGACGCGCACCACGGACATCCTCAAGACCCTCGGGCAGCGCAAACGGGCCGGCCAGATCCTGGTGGGCTTTGCCGCCGAGACCCGCGACATGGAGACCTATGCGATGCAAAAGGTGGCCGCCAAAAACCTGGATATGATCGCCGCCAATTTGATCGGGCCGCCCGACTCGGGCTTTGCCGCCGACACCAATCGCATGACGCTTTTTTTCGCCGACGGCCGCAAGGCTTCTTTGGATGTGATGGACAAGGCCGCCGTGGCGCACCGCATCCTCGATGAGGTGGCCTTGATGATTCGCGTCGGCGGGAACGTCTCTGATCCTGCAGCCGCGCCACAGGAAAATTGA